From the genome of Segatella hominis, one region includes:
- a CDS encoding AAA family ATPase: MKLSNRKLANPFIYQGYESPEYFCDREAETKTLISHLKNGRNVTLISPRRIGKTGLIKNTFYHLDTEEKDTACLYLDIFATKNLHDFVEQFGVMVINDIVRKNSSFIEKTIAFFSALRPVLSMDPLTGEPSVSITIEPSQEDITIRSIFNYLNESGKEVYIAIDEFQQIAEYPEKGTEALLRSYIQFAQHVHFIFSGSKHHLMAEIFGSPKHPFYQSTEMMGLKPLDCSIYYDFCQNFFKQKGGNLSKDVFEQIYHQFNGHTWYIQCIMNRLYETELTIYCIEQVNAALLSILQGREPQFENMVQFFTENQFALLKAIAKDDIVTQPTSGKFIKEHKLSGASSVKAALKVLEDKELVYRTNEGYIIYDRFMDLWLKRI, translated from the coding sequence ATGAAACTAAGTAACAGGAAATTAGCAAATCCTTTCATCTATCAAGGTTATGAAAGTCCTGAGTATTTCTGCGACAGAGAGGCAGAAACAAAGACTTTGATATCGCACCTGAAGAATGGAAGGAACGTTACCCTCATTTCTCCTCGAAGAATAGGGAAAACAGGGCTTATAAAGAATACATTCTATCATCTGGATACAGAAGAGAAGGATACAGCATGCCTATACCTTGACATATTCGCCACCAAGAACTTGCACGACTTTGTGGAACAATTTGGCGTAATGGTTATCAATGACATCGTCCGCAAGAACTCCTCATTCATAGAGAAAACCATCGCCTTCTTCAGTGCCTTGCGCCCTGTACTCAGCATGGATCCATTAACTGGTGAACCTAGCGTATCTATCACAATAGAGCCATCCCAAGAGGACATCACTATCCGCAGCATCTTCAACTATCTCAACGAGAGTGGGAAAGAGGTATATATCGCCATCGATGAATTTCAGCAGATTGCAGAATATCCAGAGAAAGGCACAGAGGCATTGCTACGTTCTTATATCCAGTTTGCCCAACATGTGCATTTCATCTTCTCCGGCAGCAAGCATCATCTGATGGCTGAGATATTCGGCTCGCCGAAACATCCATTTTACCAAAGCACTGAGATGATGGGACTGAAGCCATTGGATTGCAGCATTTATTATGACTTCTGTCAAAACTTCTTTAAGCAGAAAGGCGGTAATCTATCGAAGGATGTTTTCGAACAAATCTACCACCAGTTTAATGGCCATACCTGGTATATTCAATGCATCATGAATCGCCTCTATGAAACGGAGCTTACCATTTACTGTATTGAGCAAGTGAATGCCGCCTTACTCTCCATCCTACAAGGCAGAGAACCACAGTTTGAGAACATGGTTCAGTTCTTCACTGAAAACCAGTTCGCTCTTCTGAAAGCTATTGCCAAAGATGACATTGTTACCCAGCCTACATCAGGCAAATTCATCAAGGAGCACAAGCTGAGTGGAGCTAGCAGCGTAAAGGCAGCCCTCAAGGTTCTGGAAGACAAGGAATTGGTATATAGAACCAATGAAGGATACATCATCTACGACAGATTCATGGATCTGTGGTTAAAGAGAATATAA
- the galA gene encoding beta-galactosidase GalA, translating into MKIRKWLLLAVASMQMTGVMADNVREKILIDEGWKFAFGNAADPAKDFGCGTEYFNYLTKANSIHNAGPYAQKFNDSTWVSVTIPHDWVTNLSYARNASHSHGYKTVGYKFPETSVGWYRKTISIPKEDLGKHIAIQFDGIFRNAQVWFNGFYMGTEPSGYATQVYDVTEYVNYGGENLICVRADATLEEGWFYEGAGIYRDAWLLKSASVSVAPFGTFVFADIKKPYDAAVVHVKTEVNNHSLESQQCSVEQRLLDAEGKLVGKAESVNLSLNAKQTLGCEQTIALDHPHLWSTDDPYIYKVETTVKVNGEVTDVYETTTGIREVVFDAQSGFMLNGKPIKLKGVNMHQDHAGVGAAIPDALQAWRIKKLKKFGCNAYRASHNPMTPALLDICDREGMLVIDENRLTGINTEHLRLLENMIKRDRNHPSVILWSDGNEEWGIENSVQGTRIAAAMREYTRLLDPTRHSTIANAGGSEMIKGLDVVGFNYIVQNDVDNRKKANPDWKIVGTEETTGCGTRGVYFESKEQPGHMVSMNRGTKPGVENVIERGWNFYDERPWAAGLFYWTGFDYRGEPNPLKYPAHESEFGILDYCGFMKDEAWYLKSVWTDEPVLHIFPHWNLQGHEGETVEVWAYSNCDEVELIVNGKKLGRQTMPKNGHLKWKAVYQPGKVVAIGYKNGKRMLTKQVETTKPAYKIVMKTDRQTISADGRDVAVVTVEVQDAKGRIVPDACPKLTFKLSGDGKILGVGNGDPSYLGADHPNHNDCHEFSIPAFNGLAQVIIQSSRNSSALQLRGEANELKAGELTINTK; encoded by the coding sequence ATGAAGATAAGAAAATGGTTACTCTTAGCTGTTGCCAGTATGCAGATGACTGGTGTCATGGCTGACAACGTACGTGAGAAGATTCTCATAGACGAAGGATGGAAGTTTGCTTTTGGAAATGCTGCCGATCCTGCCAAGGATTTTGGCTGTGGTACTGAGTATTTCAACTATCTGACCAAGGCAAATTCCATACATAACGCAGGTCCGTATGCTCAGAAATTCAACGATTCCACCTGGGTGTCTGTTACTATCCCTCACGATTGGGTGACCAATCTGTCTTATGCTCGGAATGCAAGTCATTCGCATGGTTATAAGACTGTAGGATATAAATTTCCAGAGACAAGTGTAGGATGGTATCGTAAAACTATCAGTATTCCTAAGGAGGACTTGGGAAAGCATATCGCCATTCAGTTTGATGGCATCTTCCGTAACGCACAAGTGTGGTTCAACGGATTTTATATGGGAACGGAACCGAGTGGCTATGCTACACAGGTGTATGATGTGACCGAATATGTCAACTATGGAGGCGAGAACCTCATCTGTGTGCGTGCTGACGCAACATTAGAGGAAGGATGGTTTTATGAAGGGGCAGGCATCTATCGAGATGCTTGGCTGTTGAAGTCTGCTTCCGTAAGTGTGGCACCGTTTGGCACTTTCGTGTTTGCCGATATCAAGAAGCCCTATGATGCTGCGGTGGTTCATGTGAAAACTGAGGTCAACAACCATTCGCTTGAATCGCAGCAATGCAGTGTAGAGCAACGACTGCTGGACGCAGAAGGTAAACTGGTGGGAAAGGCTGAAAGCGTAAACCTTAGTCTAAACGCCAAACAGACCCTTGGTTGCGAACAGACCATAGCTCTCGATCATCCGCATCTGTGGTCAACTGACGACCCTTATATATATAAGGTGGAAACTACGGTAAAGGTGAATGGCGAAGTGACAGATGTCTATGAAACGACAACTGGTATCCGTGAAGTGGTGTTTGATGCTCAATCGGGTTTCATGCTTAATGGAAAACCCATCAAACTGAAGGGCGTCAATATGCATCAGGATCATGCTGGGGTAGGGGCTGCTATTCCCGATGCTTTGCAGGCTTGGCGCATCAAGAAGCTCAAGAAGTTTGGCTGTAATGCCTATCGTGCTTCACATAACCCCATGACACCTGCCTTGCTCGATATTTGTGATAGAGAAGGTATGTTGGTCATCGACGAAAACCGTTTGACTGGTATCAACACAGAACACTTGCGCTTGCTGGAGAATATGATTAAGCGTGACCGAAACCATCCATCAGTCATTCTGTGGAGTGATGGTAATGAGGAGTGGGGAATAGAAAACTCCGTACAGGGCACACGTATTGCTGCTGCCATGCGAGAATATACCCGACTGCTCGATCCTACACGTCATTCTACTATTGCCAATGCCGGAGGTTCGGAAATGATTAAAGGACTGGATGTGGTTGGCTTTAATTATATCGTGCAAAACGATGTGGATAATAGAAAAAAAGCTAATCCTGACTGGAAAATCGTGGGCACAGAGGAAACAACCGGTTGTGGTACTCGTGGGGTGTATTTCGAATCAAAAGAACAGCCCGGACACATGGTTAGCATGAACAGAGGAACAAAACCTGGCGTGGAAAACGTGATAGAGCGCGGATGGAATTTCTATGATGAACGCCCATGGGCTGCCGGTCTTTTCTATTGGACAGGATTTGACTATCGTGGAGAACCTAATCCGCTGAAATATCCTGCCCATGAGTCTGAGTTTGGTATCCTTGACTATTGCGGTTTCATGAAAGATGAAGCATGGTATCTGAAATCTGTATGGACTGACGAGCCTGTGTTGCATATATTCCCACACTGGAATCTGCAAGGACATGAAGGTGAAACCGTGGAGGTTTGGGCGTATAGCAACTGCGACGAAGTGGAACTGATAGTGAATGGAAAGAAACTGGGACGCCAGACTATGCCTAAGAACGGTCACCTGAAATGGAAAGCTGTTTATCAGCCCGGAAAGGTTGTGGCTATTGGTTATAAGAATGGTAAACGTATGCTTACCAAGCAGGTGGAAACTACCAAGCCGGCTTATAAGATTGTGATGAAAACAGACCGTCAGACGATCAGTGCAGACGGACGCGATGTGGCTGTTGTCACAGTAGAAGTGCAGGATGCTAAGGGACGTATTGTGCCCGATGCTTGTCCGAAGCTGACGTTTAAACTTTCAGGAGATGGCAAAATACTCGGTGTAGGAAATGGAGATCCGTCTTATCTTGGTGCTGATCATCCTAATCATAACGACTGCCATGAGTTTAGCATACCTGCATTCAATGGACTGGCGCAGGTGATTATCCAGAGTTCACGCAATTCCTCTGCACTGCAGTTGAGAGGCGAAGCCAACGAGCTTAAAGCTGGAGAACTGACAATAAATACTAAATGA
- a CDS encoding DUF6377 domain-containing protein gives MKKIVWLLMMVVMPMLANAAFSRNADLDDEDELLHRLDQYIARRDEFSSKKEKKLIRMKKKLNFTSDKRERLSLYNQIYREYYTYRYDSAMVYANRGLQLAEQLHDDYFINLNKINRAAVLSTGGFYSQAEDLLLSLKPEDISPKLMQYYYYTLTWVYNYWEAFCERSEFKEEMQDKKRLYLAKTLEYVGNKHSALYYYLSGELEYLLHRTDKKVLGWYQKALAASPIDSRVHASAAYCIARYYQDNGQMDIYEKYLVEAAISDQICPLKENLALQELSTYLYNKDAKYAKRVSKYIYCSMEDAQFYNNRLRMVEISRILPLITETNHQQGIRQNRIITASLVVVSIVSLGFLAMMFFVFRINKRLAKSRREVKSQNTLLDELNQKLLNTNKRRETYMRLFMDISAVYIKKLDDYRKLVSRKIKAKQTADLLTAINSYKLAEEEASSFYNRFDKAFMDLYPNFVDEFNQLLLPEKQIVLPAPNSLTKELRIYALMRLGITDGQELATLLFYSTQTIYNYKTAIRKRAKDLTTFDAAINQLCNVIE, from the coding sequence ATGAAGAAGATAGTATGGCTCTTGATGATGGTGGTGATGCCGATGTTGGCAAATGCGGCATTTTCCCGTAATGCGGATTTGGACGACGAGGATGAGTTGCTTCATCGTCTGGACCAATATATTGCTCGTCGGGACGAGTTCTCTTCCAAGAAAGAGAAGAAACTCATACGAATGAAGAAAAAACTGAATTTTACTTCCGACAAACGAGAGCGTCTGAGTCTTTACAATCAAATCTATCGTGAGTATTATACTTATCGATATGACTCAGCCATGGTATATGCCAACAGGGGCCTGCAATTGGCAGAACAGTTGCATGATGACTATTTCATCAACCTCAACAAGATCAATCGGGCTGCGGTGTTATCCACAGGTGGATTCTATAGTCAGGCAGAAGACCTGTTGCTTTCTTTGAAGCCAGAAGACATTTCGCCCAAGCTGATGCAATACTATTATTACACCTTGACATGGGTGTATAACTATTGGGAAGCTTTCTGCGAAAGGTCTGAATTCAAGGAGGAAATGCAAGATAAAAAAAGACTCTATCTTGCCAAGACCCTTGAATATGTAGGCAACAAGCATTCCGCGCTCTATTATTATCTGAGTGGTGAGTTGGAGTATTTGCTACATCGCACAGACAAGAAAGTGTTGGGCTGGTATCAGAAAGCCCTTGCCGCCAGTCCTATTGACAGTAGAGTACATGCTTCTGCAGCATATTGTATAGCTCGTTATTATCAGGACAATGGGCAGATGGACATATATGAGAAATATTTGGTAGAGGCGGCCATCTCCGACCAAATTTGTCCCTTGAAAGAAAATTTGGCACTTCAGGAACTTTCCACCTATCTATATAATAAGGATGCTAAGTATGCGAAGCGTGTGTCAAAGTATATCTATTGTTCGATGGAAGATGCTCAGTTTTATAACAATCGTCTTCGAATGGTTGAGATCTCTCGCATACTTCCGCTTATCACGGAAACGAATCATCAGCAAGGAATACGTCAAAATCGAATCATCACGGCATCGCTGGTTGTGGTAAGTATCGTGTCTCTTGGCTTCTTGGCGATGATGTTCTTTGTCTTCAGGATAAATAAGCGTTTGGCAAAGAGTCGTCGGGAGGTGAAGAGTCAAAATACACTCTTGGACGAACTGAACCAGAAGCTGCTCAATACCAACAAGCGCAGGGAGACTTATATGAGATTGTTTATGGACATCAGTGCCGTCTATATCAAGAAACTCGACGATTATCGCAAGTTGGTGAGCCGCAAGATCAAGGCGAAACAGACTGCCGACCTCCTTACCGCCATCAACAGCTATAAGTTGGCAGAAGAGGAAGCTTCAAGTTTCTACAACCGATTCGATAAGGCTTTTATGGACTTATACCCTAACTTCGTGGATGAGTTCAACCAACTGCTGTTGCCAGAAAAGCAGATTGTTCTCCCAGCCCCTAACAGTCTCACCAAGGAACTGCGTATCTATGCACTGATGCGACTAGGAATTACGGATGGTCAGGAACTGGCCACCCTCCTGTTCTATTCTACGCAAACCATCTATAATTACAAGACAGCCATCAGAAAGCGAGCGAAAGACCTCACCACTTTTGATGCAGCCATCAACCAACTATGCAATGTGATAGAATAA